One segment of Halococcus hamelinensis 100A6 DNA contains the following:
- the arcD gene encoding arginine/ornithine antiporter ArcD translates to MGSFDADFLTDESRFGGQQPSILQALVPLVGVVVFLGIGSGVLGLAPHGPLLWSIVLTGLVGRYWMDISFEGLYDGVESSLKMGLQAILIIFVIYALIATWVSAGTIPGMMYYGLSVLTPTVFLPTTVLLSAIVAFSIGSSWTTAGTLGIAFVGIGSGLGIPAPMTAGAILSGAYAGDKQSPLSDTTNLAAGVTNTDLYDHIRAMRLGTALALGVSVVVFAYLGLQTIGTIPVGRVSEIRSTLASTYDISVLVFFPLFVTFGFAVYGYPALSSLIAGVFAGVGTTIFLQDPSFTTAWEVFLNGTNPETGSEAVNSLLASGGLTGSAWTIAVVVAALSLGGLLERTGILAVLARSLERSIRGASSLVAATGISAIVVNLFSAQQYMSIAVPGMSLRNLYDEYGLDSSALSQAIESAGTPTGALIPWHAGGVYMASVLGVATLQYAPYYFFGYLSPLILFVMAVTGRGIATKDGESLDTVSTADD, encoded by the coding sequence ATGGGTTCGTTCGACGCAGACTTCCTGACTGATGAGTCCCGTTTCGGCGGACAGCAGCCGTCGATCCTACAGGCACTCGTTCCACTGGTCGGTGTCGTCGTCTTCCTCGGCATCGGCTCCGGTGTACTGGGACTCGCACCACACGGACCACTGCTCTGGAGCATCGTTCTGACTGGGTTGGTCGGTCGGTACTGGATGGATATCTCGTTCGAAGGTCTCTACGATGGTGTCGAGAGCAGTCTCAAGATGGGGTTACAGGCCATCCTGATCATCTTCGTTATCTATGCGCTCATCGCCACCTGGGTGAGTGCAGGGACGATTCCGGGGATGATGTACTACGGGCTTTCAGTCCTCACGCCGACCGTCTTCCTCCCAACGACAGTCCTCCTTTCGGCTATCGTCGCGTTCTCTATCGGGTCCTCGTGGACGACTGCAGGCACGCTCGGTATCGCGTTCGTCGGCATCGGTTCCGGACTCGGGATTCCAGCGCCGATGACTGCGGGGGCTATCCTCTCGGGTGCGTACGCAGGGGACAAGCAGTCGCCGCTATCGGATACGACGAACCTCGCAGCGGGTGTGACGAACACCGACCTCTACGACCATATCCGAGCGATGCGTCTCGGGACAGCCCTCGCCCTCGGGGTCTCGGTCGTCGTCTTCGCCTACCTCGGACTACAGACGATCGGAACTATTCCAGTTGGGCGGGTCAGTGAAATTCGGAGTACGCTCGCCAGTACGTACGATATCTCGGTACTCGTGTTCTTCCCGCTGTTCGTGACGTTCGGGTTCGCGGTGTACGGCTATCCGGCTCTCTCGTCGCTTATCGCCGGTGTCTTTGCGGGGGTGGGAACGACAATCTTCCTTCAAGACCCGTCGTTCACTACTGCATGGGAGGTATTTCTGAACGGTACGAACCCCGAGACGGGGAGTGAAGCGGTGAACTCGTTGCTTGCGAGCGGGGGACTTACCGGCTCCGCGTGGACGATCGCTGTCGTGGTCGCTGCACTCTCGCTCGGCGGACTTCTGGAGCGAACCGGCATCCTCGCGGTGCTCGCGCGCTCGCTCGAACGGTCGATCCGGGGCGCAAGCAGTCTCGTCGCCGCCACCGGTATCTCGGCTATCGTCGTGAATCTCTTCTCGGCGCAACAGTACATGAGCATCGCCGTACCCGGCATGAGTCTCCGAAATCTCTACGACGAGTACGGACTCGACAGTTCGGCACTCTCACAGGCCATCGAATCCGCTGGCACGCCGACTGGCGCGCTGATACCGTGGCACGCCGGTGGTGTGTACATGGCGAGCGTACTCGGTGTGGCAACGCTCCAGTACGCACCGTACTACTTCTTCGGCTATCTCTCGCCGCTCATTCTCTTCGTGATGGCGGTAACCGGGCGTGGGATAGCGACCAAAGACGGCGAATCGCTCGACACCGTATCGACAGCGGACGACTGA
- a CDS encoding DUF402 domain-containing protein, whose protein sequence is MKARIRGIYATALTRLFREADHAVVQASPTIRERFDGAFAVEEPDVAIETTDDRQGIGVHGDSTAVNTAATSLASLETDTFSWSANMPREAVFTGKVTETVRGGAVVDCGSGSGFLPDSNTEHQIEEGDRLRVQVVDPVPPWSDDRPVLDTHLEVGGSLVQLVRDGSVDTSAQPGMAANLTGLLPNDPPDGWQARWMDASDDAEFAALSDALASASDRATAIDAALSDAPENQDEPGVVWDESATTWIWFGRASRFALDDARRAVCSTMAGHHRIKAGSTDASAAVELVEAVCDLNDSAESEFPFATIARQFGPHEDDEIRIVHGKPDGRRITLGDGIVTDRDESSVTIRREMTPGGTYDALGTERRAGDTATTKFTEGKWWYPTVYRDANGERRGTYVNICTPVEVFPTAARYIDLHVDVVKHADGRIERVDDAELDSAASEGHVSEPLAETAREVASTIENAL, encoded by the coding sequence ATGAAGGCTCGAATTCGTGGCATCTACGCCACTGCACTGACTCGCCTCTTCCGCGAGGCCGACCACGCGGTCGTACAGGCGTCCCCCACTATTCGGGAGCGCTTCGACGGTGCGTTCGCCGTCGAGGAACCCGACGTCGCGATCGAGACGACCGATGATCGACAGGGCATCGGCGTCCACGGCGACTCCACGGCGGTGAACACTGCAGCGACCTCTCTCGCCAGCCTCGAAACGGATACGTTCAGCTGGTCCGCGAATATGCCGCGTGAGGCAGTGTTCACGGGGAAGGTCACGGAGACGGTCAGGGGCGGTGCTGTTGTGGACTGTGGCAGTGGTTCGGGATTCCTTCCCGATTCGAATACGGAGCACCAAATCGAGGAAGGTGACCGACTCAGGGTACAGGTTGTCGACCCTGTGCCGCCGTGGAGCGACGACCGGCCAGTGCTCGATACGCACCTCGAAGTGGGTGGCAGCTTAGTCCAGCTTGTGCGCGATGGGTCCGTAGATACGTCCGCACAGCCGGGTATGGCTGCGAATCTAACTGGTCTCCTCCCGAACGACCCACCGGATGGCTGGCAGGCACGCTGGATGGACGCGAGCGACGACGCGGAGTTCGCCGCGCTCTCGGACGCACTCGCGTCCGCGAGCGACCGGGCTACAGCTATCGATGCGGCGCTCTCCGACGCACCCGAGAATCAGGACGAACCCGGTGTCGTCTGGGACGAGAGTGCGACGACGTGGATCTGGTTCGGCCGTGCATCGCGCTTCGCGCTCGACGACGCTCGCCGGGCAGTCTGCTCGACGATGGCTGGCCACCACCGTATCAAAGCCGGGAGTACGGATGCAAGCGCTGCTGTCGAGCTTGTGGAGGCGGTATGCGATTTGAATGACAGTGCGGAATCCGAGTTCCCGTTCGCAACGATCGCTCGGCAGTTCGGGCCACACGAGGACGATGAGATCCGGATCGTCCACGGCAAGCCGGACGGCCGTCGAATCACGTTGGGTGACGGCATCGTAACCGACCGCGACGAATCGAGTGTTACTATTCGACGGGAGATGACGCCCGGGGGAACCTACGACGCGTTGGGAACCGAACGCCGTGCTGGCGATACTGCGACGACGAAGTTCACCGAGGGGAAGTGGTGGTATCCAACCGTCTATCGGGATGCGAACGGAGAGCGTCGGGGGACGTACGTCAACATCTGTACGCCGGTCGAGGTCTTCCCTACTGCTGCTCGCTATATCGACCTCCACGTCGACGTCGTGAAGCACGCCGACGGCCGGATCGAGCGAGTGGACGACGCCGAGCTCGACAGTGCTGCTTCGGAGGGTCACGTTTCCGAGCCGCTCGCTGAGACGGCTCGCGAGGTTGCGAGCACCATCGAGAACGCGCTCTGA